The following are encoded in a window of Pecten maximus chromosome 17, xPecMax1.1, whole genome shotgun sequence genomic DNA:
- the LOC117315756 gene encoding uncharacterized protein LOC117315756: MPSTKISVASVGMINSEESSNVHWESDFSTEKVTAEDAKRSNCLVSALRPLLLSMSLVGLFDIWKIQEYGNEKSGSRRAFFKVYRLGILGILTFNCIRFFLAYHSFEFGSELLSSILLHAWFILCLSYALTCYKMVENPTNLVRFFNLWRKYWNLVKSAQNESSAEQACSWRRVRKYAIVSTVIGWSAVLGNIGFCSYTMITGTAFKNILEPFPRTNDLFPVIAALFHVIIVCLSCAWAFATTLMIVLALSMYQEFKHFAERLEKVTQNKQVSEVQENLESMRQQHNALCNMLDTGDDVLKHQVGLCLVLNVFITLILIYNICWYEAVRKDIGTLVSHIFWLSGSGTMLISLMAVCCMVNIQAHEPAKFIHNLSMKDVTAEFALQVTVFLHRLNGPPLGLTAWSLFVVDNQVVVSVAGMLATYFVVLLQFQQASTTTNTAGNTTLT; encoded by the exons ATGCCGAGTACAAAAATATCGGTAGCAAGTGTCGGAATGATCAATTCTGAGGAATCTTCCAACGTTCACTGGGAATCTGATTTCAGCACAGAAAAGGTGACAGCAGAAGATGCTAAACGTTCGAATTGTCTAGTATCAGCTTTACGTCCATTGCTCCTGTCAATGTCGTTGGTGGGTTTGTTTGATATTTGGAAAATTCAAGAATACGGAAATGAAAAATCAGGAAGCAGAAGAGCTTTTTTCAAGGTATACCGATTAGGGATACTTGGTATATTGACTTTTAATTGTATCCGATTTTTTCTGGCATATCACTCGTTTGAATTTGGATCCGAGCTACTTTCATCCATTCTATTACACGCGTGGTTTATTCTGTGTCTCAGTTACGCTTTAACATGCTACAAAATGGTTGAAAATCCTACAAATCTTGTTCGCTTTTTCAACCTTTGGCGGAAGTATTGGAATTTGGTAAAAAGCGCGCAGAATGAATCCAGTGCCGAGCAAGCATGTTCCTGGCGTCGAGTCCGAAAATATGCGATCGTTTCCACGGTCATTGGATGGTCTGCAGTTCTCGGAAATATAGGATTTTGCAGTTACACCATGATAACCGGGACAGCCTTCAAAAACATACTAGAACCATTTCCAAGGACAAATGATCTTTTCCCGGTAATTGCAGCATTATTCCATGTCATTATTGTATGTCTTTCTTGCGCATGGGCATTTGCTACAACATTGATGATTGTGCTAGCCTTATCAATGTATCAAGAATTTAAACATTTCGCCGAAAGACTGGAGAAAGTCACGCAAAATAAACAGGTTTCAGAAGTGCAGGAAAATCTAGAATCCATGAGGCAGCAGCATAACGCCCTCTGTAATATGTTAGATACTGGGGATGACGTCTTAAAACATCAAGTCGGTCTTTGTCTGGTCCTAAATGTCTTCATTACGCTCATActtatatacaacatttgctGGTATGAAGCGGTTCGAAAGGATATTGGAACACTCGTCAGTCACATCTTCTGGCTCTCCGGTTCAGGCACCATGTTAATTTCCCTGATGGCGGTCTGTTGTATGGTAAACATTCAG GCGCACGAACCTGCAAAATTCATACACAACCTTTCCATGAAAGACGTTACGGCTGAATTTGCATTGCAG GTAACTGTATTCCTACACCGACTAAACGGACCACCTCTTGGTCTGACAGCTTGGTCCCTGTTTGTGGTAGACAATCAAGTTGTTGTCAGT